From Caminibacter mediatlanticus TB-2, the proteins below share one genomic window:
- a CDS encoding four helix bundle protein: MENENVILDKSYNFALRIIKVYKFLNTQKKFILSKQLLRSGTSIGANITEAQEAISKKDFKNKMFIALKEAAESRYWVKLLKDSEYLTQKQAKSLLDDLEEIIKILSKIVKNAN, from the coding sequence ATGGAAAATGAAAATGTAATTTTAGATAAAAGTTACAATTTTGCTTTAAGAATAATAAAAGTTTATAAATTTCTAAATACTCAAAAAAAATTTATTTTATCTAAACAACTTTTAAGAAGTGGTACAAGTATAGGGGCAAATATTACAGAGGCCCAAGAAGCTATATCTAAAAAAGATTTTAAAAATAAAATGTTTATTGCTTTAAAAGAAGCAGCAGAGAGTAGATATTGGGTTAAATTGTTAAAAGATAGTGAATATTTAACTCAAAAACAAGCAAAAAGTTTATTAGATGATTTAGAAGAAATTATAAAAATACTCTCAAAGATTGTAAAAAATGCAAACTAA